Proteins co-encoded in one Neofelis nebulosa isolate mNeoNeb1 chromosome 2, mNeoNeb1.pri, whole genome shotgun sequence genomic window:
- the LSM10 gene encoding U7 snRNA-associated Sm-like protein LSm10 isoform X2, protein MAVSHSVKERTISENSLIILLQGLQGQVTTVDLRDESVARGRIDNVDAFMNIRLASVTYTDRWGHQVELDDLFVTGRNVRYVHIPDDVNITATIEQQLQAIHRVRNFGGKGQGRREFPSKKYK, encoded by the coding sequence ATGGCCGTGAGCCACTCGGTGAAGGAGCGGACCATCTCTGAGAACAGCCTGATTATCCTGCTGCAGGGCCTCCAGGGCCAGGTGACCACTGTGGACCTGCGCGACGAGAGCGTGGCCCGCGGACGCATAGACAACGTGGACGCTTTCATGAACATCCGCCTGGCCAGTGTCACCTACACGGACCGCTGGGGGCATCAGGTCGAGCTGGATGACCTCTTCGTGACAGGCCGTAACGTCCGTTACGTCCACATCCCGGATGATGTGAACATCACGGCGACCATTGAGCAACAGCTGCAGGCCATCCACCGGGTGCGCAACTTTGGCGGCAAGGGCCAAGGCCGGCGGGAATTTCCCTCCAAAAAGTATAAATGA
- the LSM10 gene encoding U7 snRNA-associated Sm-like protein LSm10 isoform X1 gives MNQNLWGVAAADSPRCGRMAVSHSVKERTISENSLIILLQGLQGQVTTVDLRDESVARGRIDNVDAFMNIRLASVTYTDRWGHQVELDDLFVTGRNVRYVHIPDDVNITATIEQQLQAIHRVRNFGGKGQGRREFPSKKYK, from the exons AtgaatcagaacctctggggTGTGGCAGCAG CCGACAGCCCTCGGTGTGGAAGAATGGCCGTGAGCCACTCGGTGAAGGAGCGGACCATCTCTGAGAACAGCCTGATTATCCTGCTGCAGGGCCTCCAGGGCCAGGTGACCACTGTGGACCTGCGCGACGAGAGCGTGGCCCGCGGACGCATAGACAACGTGGACGCTTTCATGAACATCCGCCTGGCCAGTGTCACCTACACGGACCGCTGGGGGCATCAGGTCGAGCTGGATGACCTCTTCGTGACAGGCCGTAACGTCCGTTACGTCCACATCCCGGATGATGTGAACATCACGGCGACCATTGAGCAACAGCTGCAGGCCATCCACCGGGTGCGCAACTTTGGCGGCAAGGGCCAAGGCCGGCGGGAATTTCCCTCCAAAAAGTATAAATGA